One Sediminicola sp. YIK13 DNA segment encodes these proteins:
- a CDS encoding tetratricopeptide repeat protein has protein sequence MRKFFKYIAVFIVLLLIVSAIGGTIWWNFKSDREKSDFFIELMDYESAIAYDPTNSYAWMERSVDFNKSGDFHQGFKYLDKAVELKPELHLGYRGWIRLRKLRDFEKALADFELLDNMTPNAVDAPWGEDIDFLRGECYFGNKDYDKAIEYFNRSIKNQKEDWADVQTFVYLGICEFKLNNFEKAILEFKRALAQSEFVCEAHFGMAKAYDKLGEVNLAKEHILKAEKNIIYKRDDFYNEYLNEIYLSEILDFKNYLEN, from the coding sequence TTGAGGAAATTTTTTAAATATATAGCGGTTTTTATAGTTCTACTGCTCATAGTTTCTGCAATTGGAGGGACTATTTGGTGGAATTTTAAAAGTGATAGAGAAAAATCAGATTTCTTTATTGAATTAATGGATTATGAAAGCGCTATTGCATATGACCCTACCAATAGTTACGCATGGATGGAGCGTTCTGTGGACTTTAATAAATCTGGGGATTTTCATCAAGGTTTTAAATATTTGGACAAGGCAGTCGAATTAAAGCCAGAATTACATTTAGGCTATCGTGGATGGATAAGACTGAGAAAACTAAGGGATTTTGAGAAAGCATTAGCGGACTTTGAACTGCTTGATAATATGACCCCTAATGCAGTTGATGCCCCATGGGGCGAAGACATTGACTTTTTACGAGGGGAATGTTATTTTGGAAATAAAGACTATGACAAAGCAATTGAATATTTCAACCGTTCCATAAAAAACCAAAAAGAAGATTGGGCAGATGTTCAAACCTTTGTTTATTTGGGCATTTGTGAATTTAAACTGAACAATTTCGAAAAAGCAATCCTCGAATTTAAAAGAGCTTTAGCACAATCAGAATTTGTATGTGAAGCCCATTTCGGTATGGCAAAAGCATACGATAAATTAGGTGAAGTCAATCTTGCCAAAGAACATATCTTAAAGGCAGAGAAAAACATAATCTACAAACGGGACGATTTTTATAATGAATATTTAAATGAGATCTATTTATCCGAAATATTGGATTTTAAAAACTATCTGGAGAATTAA
- a CDS encoding REP-associated tyrosine transposase, with protein sequence MSRKYKFHNPTAAYFVSFATVYWIDVFTRQPYFSILERAIEHCRKEKGMEVFAYCFMPSHVHLIFRSNQGNPSGLLRDFKGFTAKKLINEIEENPQESRKEWLLWMMERAGKKKSNVSKRQFWQQHNKPIELWSDNVIKQKIDYIHYNPVEQGFVTDPVEWKYSSARNFVDDHTILKIDNDGIDLGFL encoded by the coding sequence ATGAGCAGAAAATACAAATTCCATAACCCGACCGCAGCCTACTTTGTAAGCTTTGCAACCGTGTATTGGATAGATGTATTTACAAGGCAACCTTATTTTTCGATATTGGAACGGGCCATAGAACATTGCCGAAAAGAAAAAGGCATGGAGGTCTTCGCATATTGTTTTATGCCCAGTCATGTACATTTAATCTTTAGATCAAACCAAGGGAATCCATCTGGTCTGTTAAGGGATTTTAAGGGCTTTACCGCGAAAAAGTTGATAAACGAAATTGAAGAAAATCCTCAAGAGAGTAGAAAGGAATGGCTATTGTGGATGATGGAAAGGGCAGGTAAAAAGAAAAGTAATGTATCAAAAAGACAGTTTTGGCAGCAGCACAATAAACCTATAGAACTGTGGAGCGATAATGTAATAAAACAGAAAATAGATTACATCCACTATAATCCGGTAGAACAAGGCTTTGTTACGGACCCTGTAGAATGGAAATATAGCAGTGCCAGAAATTTTGTTGATGACCATACCATATTGAAAATTGACAATGACGGTATAGACTTGGGATTTCTATGA